From Caretta caretta isolate rCarCar2 chromosome 3, rCarCar1.hap1, whole genome shotgun sequence, a single genomic window includes:
- the SANBR gene encoding SANT and BTB domain regulator of class switch recombination isoform X1 — translation MSRGYSENNNFPYDNNQMVLDMILYSLIGVPQPINWDSVARLVPGFTSKECAKRFDELKSSGSSPVDNQYNPLMATGGSPVETLATYIKSSLLDTQGEFQEPSIGQNSISIIGRSSVASTRNCSSEAEKHSAHKGGENADESQGPNMVIHVCDEAKNLKEDFVCPRDLLISEMKYFAEYLSVDAQRWEEVDISVHCDVHIFDWLIRYVKRNTKEYEVYEIPTLEPGNVISILISSEFLKMDSLVKKCIHYCHKNMSAIIATPCNMNCVSGDLLKRIADLFTHNEVEDVKDKKDKFKSKLFCKKIERLFDPDYQNPDSRGNAATLYRCCLCKKLLTKETERRVPCVPGKINIDQHGNIIYVHIRDKTWEVHEYLISLYEELKSWRDVYWRLWGTINWLSCSRCNQSFLCTEFSHCQYHTQPVLYPGVASSLGTTGTGIYPCCNQKILRFDPTPLPKGCKVRDHVIGLPAGGEGGDTLPYQTTKILNDLLQHRDDVVVPFSKDQNSDSGIGLCDERGIECDVLLEPNTLWDPKTGEINAFLSLKNWTLQLKQQSLLSEEEEYTTGSEVTEDEVGDEEEVYKKPGRKEKPKKLIKHPKKQVSSPSVQKKEKPMEKSNSRDASPFIVSMQQNKWDASRSLRFNQDAQREDDQRRMCEITGHLIKMRLGDLDRVKSKEGKEHAGGIYSRLEAQIKASAQVNARQNSTEKNIRSKSRFGQGRPT, via the exons ATGAGTCGAGGATACTCAGAAAACAATAACTTTCCATATGATAACAATCAAATGGTTTTGGATATGATCCTGTACTCTTTAATCGGTGTCCCTCAGCCTATCAACTGGGACAGTGTGGCAAGGCTGGTTCCAGGATTTACGTCCAAAGAG TGTGCAAAACGGTTTGATGAACTGAAAAGTAGTGGAAGTTCACCTGTTGACAACCAGTACAATCCATTAATGGCTACCGGCGGGAGTCCTGTTGAAACCCTAGCTACGTACATCAAATCCTCTCTGCTGGATACACAGGGGGAGTTTCAAGAACCTTCCATTGGGCAGAATTCAATTTCCATAATTG GAAGGTCCAGTGTCGCTTCCACAAGAAATTGTTCTTCAGAAGCTGAGAAACATTCTGCACATAAAGGTGGAGAAAATGCTGATGAAAGTCAAGG gccAAATATGGTGATCCATGTGTGTGACGAAGCAAAAAATTTGAAGGAAGATTTTGTTTGTCCTCGAGATCTTTTGATTTCTgaaatgaagtactttgctgaatatcTGTCTGTGGAtgcccagcgctgggaagaggtgGACATTTCAGTTCACTGTGACGTTCACATCTTTGACTGGTTAATAAGATATGTTAAAAGGAACACTAAGGAATATGAAGTGTATGAAATACCCACTTTAG AACCAGGAAATGTCATTTCGATTCTTATTTCTTCTGAGTTTCTGAAGATGGATTCCTTA GtaaaaaaatgtattcattattgCCACAAAAACATGAGTGCTATCATAGCCACCCCATGCAACATGAACTGTGTTAGTGGTGACCTCCTTAAGCGTATAGCTGATCTTTTCACACACAATGAAGTGGAAGATGTGAAAGACAAAAAAGATAAATTTAAGAg TAAACTTTTCTGCAAGAAGATTGAGAGACTGTTTGATCCAGATTACCAGAATCCAGATTCTCGGGGAAATGCAGCTACATTGTACAG ATGCTGTTTATGTAAGAAGCTTTTAACTAAAGAAACAGAAAGAAGAGTCCCTTGTGTTCCAGGAAAAATCAACATAGATCAACATGGAAATATTATTTATGTTCATATAAG AGATAAAACTTGGGAAGTCCATGAGTACTTGATCAGTCTTTATGAGGAATTAAAATCTTGGCGAGATGTGTACTGGCGCCTCTGGGGGACTATCAATTGGCTGAGTTGTTCAAGATGTAATCAA TCTTTCCTATGTACCGAATTTTCTCACTGCCAGTACCATACCCAGCCAGTTCTTTATCCTGGTGTGGCAAGCTCATTGGGTACAACTGGCACTGGAATATATCCCTGCTGTAACCAAAAAATTCTTCGATTTGATCCTACTCCACTTCCAAAG GGCTGTAAAGTGCGGGATCATGTGATCGGTTTACCGGCTGGAGGTGAAGGTGGGGATACTCTGCCATATCAAACTACTAAAATATTGAATGATCTGCTTCAGCATAGAGATGATGTTGTTGTTCCTTTTTCTAAAGATCAGAATAG TGATTCTGGGATTGGGCTGTGTGATGAGAGAGGAATTGAATGTGATGTGCTGTTAGAACCAAATACACTGTGGGACCCAAAAACTGGAGAAATCAATGCT TTTCTTTCTCTGAAAAACTGGACTCTTCAGCTG AAACAACAGTCATTACTATCAGAAGAGGAGGAGTATACCACTGGCTCAGAGGTCACTGAGGATGAAGTGGGGGATGAAGAGGAAGTCTACAAGAAACCAG GGAGAAAAGAGAAGCCAAAGAAGTTAATCAAACATCCAAAGAAACAAGTTTCTTCACCTAGTGTTCAAAAAAAGGAGAAACCAATGGAGAAG TCAAATTCTCGAGATGCATCTCCATTCAT TGTGAGTATGCAGCAGAATAAGTGGGATGCTTCTAGATCACTGAGATTCAACCAAGATGCTCAAAGAGAAGATG ATCAGCGAAGGATGTGTGAGATCACAGGTCACCTAATAAAAATGAGATTGGGAGACCTGGACCGGGTCAAGTCAAAGGAAGGCAAAGAA CATGCAGGTGGCATTTACTCTAGACTTGAAGCTCAGATAAAAGCCTCAGCGCAAGTCAATGCTCGACAAAATAGCACAGAGAAAAACATAAG
- the SANBR gene encoding SANT and BTB domain regulator of class switch recombination isoform X3, with product MCAKRFDELKSSGSSPVDNQYNPLMATGGSPVETLATYIKSSLLDTQGEFQEPSIGQNSISIIGRSSVASTRNCSSEAEKHSAHKGGENADESQGPNMVIHVCDEAKNLKEDFVCPRDLLISEMKYFAEYLSVDAQRWEEVDISVHCDVHIFDWLIRYVKRNTKEYEVYEIPTLEPGNVISILISSEFLKMDSLVKKCIHYCHKNMSAIIATPCNMNCVSGDLLKRIADLFTHNEVEDVKDKKDKFKSKLFCKKIERLFDPDYQNPDSRGNAATLYRCCLCKKLLTKETERRVPCVPGKINIDQHGNIIYVHIRDKTWEVHEYLISLYEELKSWRDVYWRLWGTINWLSCSRCNQSFLCTEFSHCQYHTQPVLYPGVASSLGTTGTGIYPCCNQKILRFDPTPLPKGCKVRDHVIGLPAGGEGGDTLPYQTTKILNDLLQHRDDVVVPFSKDQNSDSGIGLCDERGIECDVLLEPNTLWDPKTGEINAFLSLKNWTLQLKQQSLLSEEEEYTTGSEVTEDEVGDEEEVYKKPGRKEKPKKLIKHPKKQVSSPSVQKKEKPMEKSNSRDASPFIVSMQQNKWDASRSLRFNQDAQREDDQRRMCEITGHLIKMRLGDLDRVKSKEGKEHAGGIYSRLEAQIKASAQVNARQNSTEKNIRSKSRFGQGRPT from the exons Atg TGTGCAAAACGGTTTGATGAACTGAAAAGTAGTGGAAGTTCACCTGTTGACAACCAGTACAATCCATTAATGGCTACCGGCGGGAGTCCTGTTGAAACCCTAGCTACGTACATCAAATCCTCTCTGCTGGATACACAGGGGGAGTTTCAAGAACCTTCCATTGGGCAGAATTCAATTTCCATAATTG GAAGGTCCAGTGTCGCTTCCACAAGAAATTGTTCTTCAGAAGCTGAGAAACATTCTGCACATAAAGGTGGAGAAAATGCTGATGAAAGTCAAGG gccAAATATGGTGATCCATGTGTGTGACGAAGCAAAAAATTTGAAGGAAGATTTTGTTTGTCCTCGAGATCTTTTGATTTCTgaaatgaagtactttgctgaatatcTGTCTGTGGAtgcccagcgctgggaagaggtgGACATTTCAGTTCACTGTGACGTTCACATCTTTGACTGGTTAATAAGATATGTTAAAAGGAACACTAAGGAATATGAAGTGTATGAAATACCCACTTTAG AACCAGGAAATGTCATTTCGATTCTTATTTCTTCTGAGTTTCTGAAGATGGATTCCTTA GtaaaaaaatgtattcattattgCCACAAAAACATGAGTGCTATCATAGCCACCCCATGCAACATGAACTGTGTTAGTGGTGACCTCCTTAAGCGTATAGCTGATCTTTTCACACACAATGAAGTGGAAGATGTGAAAGACAAAAAAGATAAATTTAAGAg TAAACTTTTCTGCAAGAAGATTGAGAGACTGTTTGATCCAGATTACCAGAATCCAGATTCTCGGGGAAATGCAGCTACATTGTACAG ATGCTGTTTATGTAAGAAGCTTTTAACTAAAGAAACAGAAAGAAGAGTCCCTTGTGTTCCAGGAAAAATCAACATAGATCAACATGGAAATATTATTTATGTTCATATAAG AGATAAAACTTGGGAAGTCCATGAGTACTTGATCAGTCTTTATGAGGAATTAAAATCTTGGCGAGATGTGTACTGGCGCCTCTGGGGGACTATCAATTGGCTGAGTTGTTCAAGATGTAATCAA TCTTTCCTATGTACCGAATTTTCTCACTGCCAGTACCATACCCAGCCAGTTCTTTATCCTGGTGTGGCAAGCTCATTGGGTACAACTGGCACTGGAATATATCCCTGCTGTAACCAAAAAATTCTTCGATTTGATCCTACTCCACTTCCAAAG GGCTGTAAAGTGCGGGATCATGTGATCGGTTTACCGGCTGGAGGTGAAGGTGGGGATACTCTGCCATATCAAACTACTAAAATATTGAATGATCTGCTTCAGCATAGAGATGATGTTGTTGTTCCTTTTTCTAAAGATCAGAATAG TGATTCTGGGATTGGGCTGTGTGATGAGAGAGGAATTGAATGTGATGTGCTGTTAGAACCAAATACACTGTGGGACCCAAAAACTGGAGAAATCAATGCT TTTCTTTCTCTGAAAAACTGGACTCTTCAGCTG AAACAACAGTCATTACTATCAGAAGAGGAGGAGTATACCACTGGCTCAGAGGTCACTGAGGATGAAGTGGGGGATGAAGAGGAAGTCTACAAGAAACCAG GGAGAAAAGAGAAGCCAAAGAAGTTAATCAAACATCCAAAGAAACAAGTTTCTTCACCTAGTGTTCAAAAAAAGGAGAAACCAATGGAGAAG TCAAATTCTCGAGATGCATCTCCATTCAT TGTGAGTATGCAGCAGAATAAGTGGGATGCTTCTAGATCACTGAGATTCAACCAAGATGCTCAAAGAGAAGATG ATCAGCGAAGGATGTGTGAGATCACAGGTCACCTAATAAAAATGAGATTGGGAGACCTGGACCGGGTCAAGTCAAAGGAAGGCAAAGAA CATGCAGGTGGCATTTACTCTAGACTTGAAGCTCAGATAAAAGCCTCAGCGCAAGTCAATGCTCGACAAAATAGCACAGAGAAAAACATAAG
- the SANBR gene encoding SANT and BTB domain regulator of class switch recombination isoform X2 — protein MSRGYSENNNFPYDNNQMVLDMILYSLIGVPQPINWDSVARLVPGFTSKECAKRFDELKSSGSSPVDNQYNPLMATGGSPVETLATYIKSSLLDTQGEFQEPSIGQNSISIIGRSSVASTRNCSSEAEKHSAHKGGENADESQGPNMVIHVCDEAKNLKEDFVCPRDLLISEMKYFAEYLSVDAQRWEEVDISVHCDVHIFDWLIRYVKRNTKEYEVYEIPTLEPGNVISILISSEFLKMDSLVKKCIHYCHKNMSAIIATPCNMNCVSGDLLKRIADLFTHNEVEDVKDKKDKFKSKLFCKKIERLFDPDYQNPDSRGNAATLYRCCLCKKLLTKETERRVPCVPGKINIDQHGNIIYVHIRDKTWEVHEYLISLYEELKSWRDVYWRLWGTINWLSCSRCNQSFLCTEFSHCQYHTQPVLYPGVASSLGTTGTGIYPCCNQKILRFDPTPLPKGCKVRDHVIGLPAGGEGGDTLPYQTTKILNDLLQHRDDVVVPFSKDQNSDSGIGLCDERGIECDVLLEPNTLWDPKTGEINAKQQSLLSEEEEYTTGSEVTEDEVGDEEEVYKKPGRKEKPKKLIKHPKKQVSSPSVQKKEKPMEKSNSRDASPFIVSMQQNKWDASRSLRFNQDAQREDDQRRMCEITGHLIKMRLGDLDRVKSKEGKEHAGGIYSRLEAQIKASAQVNARQNSTEKNIRSKSRFGQGRPT, from the exons ATGAGTCGAGGATACTCAGAAAACAATAACTTTCCATATGATAACAATCAAATGGTTTTGGATATGATCCTGTACTCTTTAATCGGTGTCCCTCAGCCTATCAACTGGGACAGTGTGGCAAGGCTGGTTCCAGGATTTACGTCCAAAGAG TGTGCAAAACGGTTTGATGAACTGAAAAGTAGTGGAAGTTCACCTGTTGACAACCAGTACAATCCATTAATGGCTACCGGCGGGAGTCCTGTTGAAACCCTAGCTACGTACATCAAATCCTCTCTGCTGGATACACAGGGGGAGTTTCAAGAACCTTCCATTGGGCAGAATTCAATTTCCATAATTG GAAGGTCCAGTGTCGCTTCCACAAGAAATTGTTCTTCAGAAGCTGAGAAACATTCTGCACATAAAGGTGGAGAAAATGCTGATGAAAGTCAAGG gccAAATATGGTGATCCATGTGTGTGACGAAGCAAAAAATTTGAAGGAAGATTTTGTTTGTCCTCGAGATCTTTTGATTTCTgaaatgaagtactttgctgaatatcTGTCTGTGGAtgcccagcgctgggaagaggtgGACATTTCAGTTCACTGTGACGTTCACATCTTTGACTGGTTAATAAGATATGTTAAAAGGAACACTAAGGAATATGAAGTGTATGAAATACCCACTTTAG AACCAGGAAATGTCATTTCGATTCTTATTTCTTCTGAGTTTCTGAAGATGGATTCCTTA GtaaaaaaatgtattcattattgCCACAAAAACATGAGTGCTATCATAGCCACCCCATGCAACATGAACTGTGTTAGTGGTGACCTCCTTAAGCGTATAGCTGATCTTTTCACACACAATGAAGTGGAAGATGTGAAAGACAAAAAAGATAAATTTAAGAg TAAACTTTTCTGCAAGAAGATTGAGAGACTGTTTGATCCAGATTACCAGAATCCAGATTCTCGGGGAAATGCAGCTACATTGTACAG ATGCTGTTTATGTAAGAAGCTTTTAACTAAAGAAACAGAAAGAAGAGTCCCTTGTGTTCCAGGAAAAATCAACATAGATCAACATGGAAATATTATTTATGTTCATATAAG AGATAAAACTTGGGAAGTCCATGAGTACTTGATCAGTCTTTATGAGGAATTAAAATCTTGGCGAGATGTGTACTGGCGCCTCTGGGGGACTATCAATTGGCTGAGTTGTTCAAGATGTAATCAA TCTTTCCTATGTACCGAATTTTCTCACTGCCAGTACCATACCCAGCCAGTTCTTTATCCTGGTGTGGCAAGCTCATTGGGTACAACTGGCACTGGAATATATCCCTGCTGTAACCAAAAAATTCTTCGATTTGATCCTACTCCACTTCCAAAG GGCTGTAAAGTGCGGGATCATGTGATCGGTTTACCGGCTGGAGGTGAAGGTGGGGATACTCTGCCATATCAAACTACTAAAATATTGAATGATCTGCTTCAGCATAGAGATGATGTTGTTGTTCCTTTTTCTAAAGATCAGAATAG TGATTCTGGGATTGGGCTGTGTGATGAGAGAGGAATTGAATGTGATGTGCTGTTAGAACCAAATACACTGTGGGACCCAAAAACTGGAGAAATCAATGCT AAACAACAGTCATTACTATCAGAAGAGGAGGAGTATACCACTGGCTCAGAGGTCACTGAGGATGAAGTGGGGGATGAAGAGGAAGTCTACAAGAAACCAG GGAGAAAAGAGAAGCCAAAGAAGTTAATCAAACATCCAAAGAAACAAGTTTCTTCACCTAGTGTTCAAAAAAAGGAGAAACCAATGGAGAAG TCAAATTCTCGAGATGCATCTCCATTCAT TGTGAGTATGCAGCAGAATAAGTGGGATGCTTCTAGATCACTGAGATTCAACCAAGATGCTCAAAGAGAAGATG ATCAGCGAAGGATGTGTGAGATCACAGGTCACCTAATAAAAATGAGATTGGGAGACCTGGACCGGGTCAAGTCAAAGGAAGGCAAAGAA CATGCAGGTGGCATTTACTCTAGACTTGAAGCTCAGATAAAAGCCTCAGCGCAAGTCAATGCTCGACAAAATAGCACAGAGAAAAACATAAG